A stretch of Bacillus pseudomycoides DNA encodes these proteins:
- a CDS encoding DedA family protein, whose amino-acid sequence MLANLIEQLLQFFASLGYFGVALGLMIEIIPSEIVLSYAGFLVAQDKISFIGAVIAGTIGGTLAQIFLYWLGYYGGRPVVEKYGKYLLINKHHLDVAESWFKRYGAGVIFSARFIPIVRHAISIPAGLAKMPLKLFTLYTVVAIIPWSILFIYLGEKLGGNWRHIKEYAADYTHYIIIGAVLFIALYFGLKVLKKRKTVL is encoded by the coding sequence ATGTTAGCGAATTTAATAGAGCAGTTGTTGCAATTTTTTGCAAGTTTAGGATACTTTGGCGTTGCATTAGGGTTAATGATTGAAATCATTCCGAGTGAAATCGTTCTTTCTTATGCTGGTTTTTTAGTTGCACAAGATAAAATAAGTTTCATTGGTGCAGTAATTGCCGGTACAATTGGTGGTACATTAGCACAAATCTTTTTATACTGGTTAGGATATTACGGAGGACGCCCAGTAGTTGAAAAGTATGGTAAATACTTATTGATTAACAAACATCACTTAGATGTAGCTGAAAGTTGGTTTAAACGTTATGGCGCGGGAGTAATCTTCTCCGCTCGCTTTATCCCTATTGTACGTCATGCCATTTCGATACCAGCCGGATTAGCGAAAATGCCGTTAAAGCTTTTTACTCTATATACAGTAGTTGCGATTATCCCATGGTCAATTCTCTTTATTTATTTAGGGGAAAAGCTAGGTGGGAACTGGCGTCATATTAAAGAATATGCAGCGGATTATACACATTATATAATTATTGGAGCAGTGCTCTTTATAGCGCTTTATTTCGGTTTAAAAGTTTTGAAAAAGAGAAAAACTGTTCTTTAA
- a CDS encoding polysaccharide biosynthesis protein has translation MKGSPFLRGTLFLTMATMISKMLGFIYVIPFTAMVGTSGYVLYTYAYRPYTIMLSIATMGLPLAVSKMVSKYDELNDYHTVKRVLKSGMFFMIFMGTVSFLVLYMLAPYLAKLVIDGSDQTGNSMTAVTYNIQIVSFALLIVPVMSLLRGFFQGFQSMGPSASSVVVEQFFRVLTILIGSFVVLHVLKASISLAVGVSTFGAFMGAVAGLTVLIGFYMRRRKYLKQKEVASIPQTTKSFFALYKELFTYSIPFVAVGLAIPLYQTIDTFTINKLLIEIGYVQSEAEKINAIIGLVQMVVLIPVSVATAFSMSLVPEMTKAYTAGNEQLLYKHFTKTNLLVVGITIPAAIGMMILAKPIYTLLFGVGNDPSLGSVILQYYAPACILFSLFTVTAAMLQGVDQQQKTVLGLTLGIIVKIVLNIVLLPYFDYTSFIISTYAGYTVSVTFNLWMLAKYVIKAT, from the coding sequence ATGAAAGGATCACCGTTTTTACGTGGAACATTATTTTTAACGATGGCAACGATGATATCTAAAATGCTCGGATTTATATATGTTATTCCGTTTACGGCAATGGTAGGAACGAGCGGGTATGTATTATATACATACGCATATCGGCCATATACAATTATGTTAAGTATTGCAACGATGGGATTACCACTCGCTGTTTCTAAAATGGTTTCAAAATACGATGAGCTAAATGATTATCATACAGTAAAACGGGTGTTGAAAAGTGGAATGTTTTTCATGATTTTTATGGGGACTGTTTCATTTCTAGTTCTTTATATGTTAGCTCCGTATCTTGCAAAGCTAGTGATTGATGGAAGTGATCAAACTGGTAATAGTATGACTGCTGTTACGTATAATATTCAAATTGTTAGTTTTGCCTTATTAATTGTACCGGTGATGAGTTTATTACGTGGTTTTTTTCAAGGATTTCAATCTATGGGACCATCAGCATCTAGTGTAGTTGTGGAACAGTTTTTTCGTGTGTTAACAATTTTAATAGGAAGCTTTGTTGTGTTGCATGTTTTGAAAGCGTCTATTTCGTTAGCTGTTGGAGTCTCAACTTTTGGAGCATTTATGGGGGCGGTAGCGGGATTGACTGTTTTGATTGGGTTTTATATGAGAAGGCGGAAATACTTAAAACAAAAAGAGGTTGCCAGTATCCCGCAGACAACGAAGTCTTTTTTTGCTTTATATAAAGAGCTATTTACGTATTCAATCCCATTTGTTGCTGTTGGACTAGCAATTCCGTTGTATCAAACAATTGATACGTTTACAATCAATAAACTTTTAATAGAGATAGGGTATGTACAAAGCGAAGCAGAAAAAATAAATGCGATCATTGGGCTTGTCCAAATGGTTGTACTGATTCCTGTATCTGTTGCAACGGCTTTTAGTATGTCTCTCGTTCCTGAGATGACGAAAGCTTATACAGCTGGAAATGAACAATTATTATATAAACATTTCACGAAAACAAATTTACTTGTTGTAGGGATTACCATTCCAGCAGCAATCGGAATGATGATATTAGCAAAACCTATTTATACTCTTTTATTTGGAGTAGGAAATGATCCAAGTCTAGGAAGTGTTATTTTACAGTACTATGCACCAGCATGTATATTATTTTCATTGTTTACAGTTACTGCTGCGATGTTACAAGGGGTTGATCAGCAACAAAAAACAGTTCTAGGATTAACTTTAGGAATTATAGTAAAAATCGTACTAAATATTGTATTATTGCCGTACTTTGACTATACCAGTTTTATTATCTCAACATATGCAGGCTACACAGTTTCAGTTACCTTTAACTTGTGGATGCTTGCTAAATATGTTATAAAGGCAACATGA
- a CDS encoding magnesium transporter CorA family protein gives MLNIYLTDRNGKLQEIEEIQKGCWINVLHPTEEEIQFLVQTLNVELDFIKDPLDDEERSRIEKEDDNALIIVDIPTVRHDEEGNSIYDTIPIGMIVMPECFVTICLEENPIFERFINQRIKEFYTFKKTRFALQLLYTISTYYLRYLKQINRKTIDLEQELNKSMKNKEIFTLLGLEKSLVYFTTSLKANKIVIQKLMRNSTFIKMYEDDQDLLEDVLIENKQAIEMAEIYSNILSGMMNTFSSVISNNLNSVMKLLTSITIILSLPTMVSSFFGMNVTIPLQENPHGFIIVMIICATLSCTLAFIFWKKRYF, from the coding sequence ATGTTAAATATTTATTTAACAGACCGAAACGGAAAACTACAAGAAATAGAGGAAATTCAAAAAGGGTGTTGGATTAATGTACTCCACCCAACAGAAGAAGAAATTCAATTTCTTGTGCAAACACTGAATGTAGAATTGGATTTTATTAAAGACCCTTTAGATGATGAAGAACGATCAAGGATTGAAAAAGAGGACGATAATGCATTAATTATCGTTGATATTCCAACAGTAAGGCATGATGAAGAAGGAAATTCAATATATGACACGATTCCAATTGGTATGATTGTAATGCCGGAATGCTTCGTTACAATCTGTTTAGAAGAAAATCCGATTTTCGAGCGATTTATTAATCAGCGTATTAAAGAATTTTATACTTTTAAAAAGACTCGTTTTGCACTTCAGCTCTTATATACGATTTCTACTTATTATTTACGATATTTAAAACAAATTAATCGAAAAACAATCGACTTAGAGCAGGAGTTAAATAAGTCGATGAAAAATAAAGAGATTTTTACATTACTAGGTCTTGAAAAGAGTTTAGTGTATTTTACAACATCTTTAAAAGCAAACAAAATTGTTATTCAAAAGTTAATGCGCAATAGTACGTTTATTAAAATGTATGAAGATGATCAAGATTTATTAGAAGATGTATTAATTGAAAATAAACAGGCCATTGAGATGGCTGAAATATATAGTAATATTTTAAGTGGTATGATGAATACGTTTAGTTCCGTTATTTCGAATAATTTAAATAGTGTTATGAAGTTGTTGACTTCTATTACGATTATTTTATCATTGCCGACAATGGTTTCAAGCTTTTTCGGAATGAACGTGACGATTCCTTTGCAAGAAAATCCACATGGTTTTATAATTGTAATGATTATATGTGCAACATTATCTTGCACTTTAGCGTTTATTTTTTGGAAAAAACGTTATTTTTAA
- a CDS encoding permease — MELFQLPKAFLQMNTIFISILIEALPFVLIGVFISGFIQMFVTEDMVAKWMPKNRFLSVLLATFLGMMFPGCECGIVPIVRRLIGKGVPPYAGIAFMLTGPIINPVVLFATYVAFGSSMHMVWYRSIVAIVVAIIVGFILSFMFKDHQLRDEHFPEVDHKRPLRKKMWDVCTHAVEEFFSMGKYLVIGALIAAAVQTFVQTSTLLAIGQGPFSSPAVMMGLAYILSLCSEADAFIASSFQSTFSTASLVAFLVYGPMVDIKNMFMMLATFKTKFVIVVIATVTLVVYASSLLIYAMGW; from the coding sequence ATGGAATTGTTTCAGTTACCGAAAGCATTCCTGCAAATGAATACGATTTTTATTTCAATTTTAATTGAAGCACTACCATTTGTGCTAATAGGTGTATTTATTTCGGGATTTATTCAAATGTTTGTGACAGAAGATATGGTGGCAAAATGGATGCCGAAAAATCGATTTCTGTCTGTATTATTAGCTACTTTTCTTGGCATGATGTTTCCAGGTTGTGAGTGTGGAATCGTTCCGATTGTAAGACGTTTAATTGGGAAAGGTGTTCCGCCGTATGCTGGAATTGCATTTATGTTAACGGGACCAATTATTAACCCGGTCGTATTATTTGCAACGTATGTTGCGTTCGGGAGTAGTATGCATATGGTGTGGTATCGTTCAATTGTGGCTATTGTTGTTGCAATTATAGTTGGATTTATATTGTCATTTATGTTTAAAGATCATCAATTACGTGATGAGCATTTTCCGGAAGTCGATCATAAGCGTCCTCTGCGTAAAAAAATGTGGGATGTTTGTACACATGCGGTTGAAGAGTTTTTCTCAATGGGGAAATACTTAGTAATAGGAGCGTTAATTGCTGCTGCGGTTCAAACATTTGTACAAACGTCAACGTTGCTTGCGATTGGACAAGGTCCATTTTCGTCACCAGCGGTTATGATGGGACTTGCGTATATTTTATCACTATGTTCAGAAGCCGATGCTTTTATTGCATCTTCGTTCCAAAGTACATTTTCAACAGCATCACTTGTCGCGTTCCTCGTATATGGACCGATGGTGGATATTAAAAATATGTTTATGATGCTTGCGACATTTAAAACGAAATTTGTAATTGTTGTGATAGCTACAGTTACACTCGTGGTTTATGCAAGCTCACTACTCATTTATGCGATGGGGTGGTAG
- a CDS encoding TIGR03943 family putative permease subunit produces the protein MFRAYILLGFTILIAQLHISGNITKYINMKYAYLSTTAAIILGFLTIIQIIVVFQKEHQKEKDQHSCGCDHSHCGHDHSKDENTWWKRTFAYSLFCFPIISGLFFPIATLDSDIVKAKGFHFPVAQAESTDPFITRQFLRPDTSIYYGKEGYRGVMEKGKKEYVTKDSISLKDEDFLKGMETIYNYPGEFTGKKLSFKGFVFRDDSAKKEQYFLFRFGIIHCVADSGVYGMLVKKPEGVEWKNDDWIEVEGEISTEFYQPFHANIPVLEVTKWNKVEQPKEQYVFRGAD, from the coding sequence ATGTTTCGAGCATATATTTTACTCGGATTTACAATCTTAATTGCACAGCTTCATATTTCGGGTAATATAACAAAATATATAAATATGAAGTATGCATATTTATCAACAACTGCTGCAATCATTTTAGGTTTTTTAACAATTATTCAAATCATTGTTGTTTTCCAAAAGGAACACCAAAAAGAAAAAGATCAGCATAGTTGTGGTTGCGATCATAGTCATTGCGGACATGATCATTCGAAAGACGAAAATACATGGTGGAAACGAACTTTTGCCTATTCGTTATTTTGTTTTCCAATTATTTCAGGATTATTCTTTCCAATTGCGACGTTAGACTCGGATATTGTTAAAGCAAAAGGATTTCATTTTCCTGTCGCGCAGGCAGAGAGCACAGATCCATTTATTACAAGACAGTTTTTAAGACCCGATACGAGTATTTACTATGGAAAAGAAGGGTATCGTGGTGTAATGGAAAAAGGGAAAAAAGAATACGTAACAAAAGATAGTATTTCCTTAAAAGATGAAGATTTCTTAAAAGGGATGGAGACCATTTATAATTATCCTGGTGAGTTTACAGGAAAAAAACTCTCCTTTAAAGGATTTGTCTTCCGCGATGATTCTGCAAAGAAGGAGCAATATTTCTTATTCCGCTTTGGTATTATTCACTGCGTAGCCGATTCAGGTGTATATGGTATGCTGGTGAAAAAACCAGAGGGAGTAGAGTGGAAGAATGATGATTGGATTGAAGTTGAAGGTGAAATTTCAACTGAATTTTATCAACCGTTCCACGCAAACATTCCAGTTTTAGAAGTAACAAAGTGGAATAAAGTTGAACAACCGAAAGAACAATATGTATTTAGAGGAGCCGATTGA
- a CDS encoding YjcZ family sporulation protein — MGFAHGNGFALLVVLFILLIIVGAACFC; from the coding sequence ATGGGCTTCGCACATGGAAATGGATTCGCGTTACTTGTTGTATTATTTATCCTCTTAATTATCGTCGGTGCTGCTTGCTTTTGCTAA
- the cls gene encoding cardiolipin synthase: MKKCIAILLCIIGIFIWMNIDLEMGKKMANQLEISQIRQGSFQSFENGEDLYRNMFEDINRAKKFIYLHFYIVGKDKVSREFLELLERKASSGVDVKLSVDRIGGYKIKKKVIQQLKEKGVKFTFSKKPKLKNLFYSLHQRNHRRIAVIDGKVSYVGGFNIGEEYLGKDPKFGRWRDYQLRIEGEGAVDMERKFAEDWHADTGEKLSLYKEAFAQGSAKYQYVFSDGKGFWKEYSALLKQANKSIIIATPYFVPGKEMINVLQEALQRGVAVKILVPFKSDALLLKQAAYPHLKRMLNAGAEIYQYRDGFFHGKVTIIDDKSVDVGTANFDMRSFYINTESDCFIYDKAVVAEVWGKLQKDFHESKRLTDKDFDKISSWDWFLAKIANVLAFYL; the protein is encoded by the coding sequence ATGAAAAAATGTATAGCCATTTTGTTATGTATCATAGGGATATTTATATGGATGAACATCGATCTAGAAATGGGGAAGAAGATGGCTAATCAACTTGAAATATCACAAATTCGGCAGGGGAGTTTCCAGTCATTTGAAAATGGAGAAGATTTATATCGGAATATGTTTGAAGATATCAATCGTGCTAAAAAATTTATTTATCTTCATTTTTATATTGTAGGTAAGGATAAAGTCAGTCGTGAATTTTTAGAACTATTAGAGAGGAAAGCATCGAGTGGTGTGGATGTGAAATTATCGGTAGATCGAATTGGTGGCTATAAAATTAAGAAAAAAGTGATTCAGCAGTTAAAAGAAAAGGGTGTTAAATTTACTTTTAGTAAAAAGCCTAAATTAAAGAATCTGTTTTATTCATTACATCAACGAAATCATCGTCGCATCGCAGTGATTGATGGGAAAGTTTCTTATGTCGGTGGTTTTAATATTGGAGAGGAGTATCTTGGAAAGGATCCTAAATTCGGGAGATGGCGTGATTATCAACTGCGTATTGAAGGAGAGGGAGCAGTTGATATGGAAAGGAAATTTGCAGAAGATTGGCATGCGGATACTGGTGAAAAGCTTTCTTTATATAAAGAGGCTTTTGCACAAGGAAGTGCAAAATATCAGTATGTATTTTCTGATGGGAAAGGATTTTGGAAAGAGTATAGTGCACTACTGAAGCAAGCTAACAAGTCAATTATTATTGCAACGCCATATTTTGTACCAGGAAAAGAAATGATAAACGTTTTACAAGAGGCATTGCAGCGAGGAGTTGCTGTAAAGATTCTTGTTCCATTTAAAAGTGATGCTCTGTTATTAAAACAAGCTGCTTATCCACATTTAAAAAGGATGCTAAATGCTGGTGCGGAGATCTATCAATACCGAGATGGCTTTTTTCATGGAAAGGTGACAATAATTGATGATAAAAGTGTTGATGTAGGGACAGCTAATTTTGATATGCGCAGTTTTTATATAAATACAGAGTCAGACTGTTTTATCTATGATAAAGCAGTTGTTGCTGAAGTATGGGGGAAATTACAAAAGGATTTTCATGAATCTAAGCGTTTAACGGATAAAGATTTTGACAAAATTAGTAGCTGGGACTGGTTTTTAGCAAAGATAGCAAATGTTCTGGCTTTCTATTTATAG
- a CDS encoding spore coat protein — MRCMEELLQCSYEMIHMMGEYMNKVEDEELGDILKQHLPYILQAYNEQVNFQEGENVQHMICEQLRSPLMQNGIPMTNTSKGDIEIAISYISNLKRLALRFAQVAVEVANPEFRSFLENCFVKMNRYAYSIWQYVVKKEYTIEDIYENERFA; from the coding sequence ATGAGATGTATGGAAGAATTACTGCAGTGTAGTTATGAAATGATTCATATGATGGGTGAGTATATGAACAAAGTGGAAGATGAAGAGCTAGGTGATATATTAAAACAGCATTTACCCTATATTTTGCAGGCTTACAATGAACAAGTGAACTTTCAAGAAGGTGAAAATGTACAACATATGATTTGCGAACAACTGAGGTCTCCCCTTATGCAAAATGGTATACCGATGACTAATACAAGTAAGGGTGATATCGAAATTGCTATTTCCTATATCTCGAATTTAAAAAGATTAGCACTCAGATTTGCTCAAGTTGCTGTAGAAGTTGCAAATCCAGAATTTCGATCATTTTTGGAAAACTGTTTTGTTAAAATGAATCGTTATGCTTATAGCATATGGCAATACGTTGTGAAAAAAGAATATACAATAGAAGATATATATGAAAATGAAAGATTTGCATAG
- a CDS encoding SDR family oxidoreductase has translation MELGLSGKTALVVASSQGLGKAIATELIKEGTNVMLLSRNEEKLASLQEELIALNKGTAMYIVCDVTNKESIKQAVEYTVQTFGTIDILVNNAGGPKPGTFEQLTDEDWYNSFELNLLSYVRMIRETLPYMKEQGGKIINIASSSIKEPIPGLLLSNTFRVGITGLVKTLASELAPYNILINTIAPGRIATDRIASLDETTAEKRGITVEDVQKQYEAIIPLGRYGHPSEFAAFATFLASDANTYMTGQSFLVDGGMVKSL, from the coding sequence ATGGAACTTGGATTATCTGGAAAAACTGCTCTAGTTGTCGCATCTAGTCAAGGTTTAGGAAAAGCGATTGCTACAGAACTTATAAAAGAGGGCACAAATGTTATGCTACTTAGTCGTAACGAAGAAAAGCTAGCATCTTTACAAGAAGAATTGATTGCCCTTAATAAAGGTACTGCCATGTATATTGTTTGTGATGTTACAAATAAAGAGAGCATTAAACAAGCCGTAGAATATACTGTACAAACTTTTGGTACAATTGATATTTTAGTAAACAATGCAGGTGGTCCTAAACCAGGTACATTTGAACAATTAACTGATGAAGATTGGTACAATTCATTTGAACTCAATTTATTAAGTTACGTTCGTATGATTCGTGAAACACTTCCATATATGAAAGAACAAGGCGGCAAAATTATTAACATTGCCTCTTCTTCTATTAAAGAACCTATTCCCGGATTACTATTATCAAATACATTTCGAGTCGGTATTACAGGCTTAGTAAAAACGTTAGCATCCGAACTTGCTCCATATAACATTTTAATTAATACGATTGCTCCAGGGCGTATTGCTACTGATCGCATCGCATCTCTCGATGAAACAACTGCTGAAAAGCGCGGAATTACAGTAGAAGACGTTCAAAAACAATATGAAGCAATTATCCCTCTTGGCAGATATGGTCACCCTAGTGAGTTCGCAGCATTTGCTACATTCCTTGCATCCGATGCAAATACATACATGACCGGACAATCTTTCCTTGTTGATGGCGGCATGGTGAAAAGCTTATAG
- a CDS encoding NAD(P)-dependent oxidoreductase codes for MKICIFGSTGRVGSELLKLALQDLHDITVLVRDQNKLAVLHRNLHIIEGNVLDENDVKKVLKEVDIVISALGTDGNGTLSKSMPNIIKHMKEEGIGRIVTIGTAGILQARTNSKIYRFQSEESKRRSTTAAEDHLAAYLALKNSGLCWTIVCPTHLIDGEETGMYRTEADMLPLNGSKITVGDTARFAWSLINKEVYENSRVGIAY; via the coding sequence ATGAAAATATGTATATTTGGATCAACAGGAAGAGTTGGATCAGAGCTACTGAAACTAGCATTACAAGATTTACATGATATTACAGTTTTAGTGCGTGATCAGAATAAGCTTGCAGTTTTACATAGGAATCTACATATCATCGAAGGAAATGTATTAGATGAAAATGATGTGAAGAAGGTGTTAAAGGAAGTTGATATCGTTATAAGTGCTCTTGGAACAGATGGGAATGGCACGTTGTCGAAAAGTATGCCAAACATTATTAAACATATGAAAGAAGAGGGGATAGGACGAATCGTTACAATTGGAACAGCGGGTATTTTACAAGCTCGCACAAATTCGAAGATCTATCGGTTTCAATCGGAAGAATCAAAAAGAAGAAGTACCACAGCTGCCGAAGATCATTTAGCTGCTTATCTAGCCTTAAAAAATAGTGGGCTATGTTGGACGATTGTTTGTCCTACCCATTTAATCGATGGCGAAGAAACGGGTATGTACCGAACGGAGGCAGATATGTTACCACTGAACGGATCAAAAATTACAGTGGGGGATACTGCTCGTTTTGCCTGGTCTTTGATAAATAAAGAAGTGTATGAGAATAGCCGTGTGGGCATCGCTTATTAA
- a CDS encoding DUF456 domain-containing protein — protein MTVLLTLCIIACFIVSFIAFIYPIIPGILALWAGYIIYHFGINGGELTTSFWILQIIFTIIIFVADFIANGYFLKKYGSTKWSERVGMISIIVGSFFFPPFGLIIIPFLSVFVTEIIHKKTPQEAFMVGIATVVGFLSSTVAKAILQIIMIIIFVCYILF, from the coding sequence TTGACTGTTTTATTAACACTTTGTATAATTGCTTGTTTTATCGTATCGTTCATTGCGTTTATCTATCCAATCATCCCTGGCATACTTGCACTGTGGGCGGGATATATCATTTATCATTTTGGTATAAATGGCGGGGAGCTAACAACAAGTTTTTGGATCCTTCAAATCATTTTTACCATCATTATTTTCGTTGCTGATTTTATTGCAAATGGATACTTCTTAAAGAAATATGGAAGTACCAAATGGAGCGAACGTGTAGGAATGATTTCTATTATTGTCGGTTCCTTTTTCTTCCCACCATTTGGTCTCATTATCATTCCATTTCTATCCGTTTTCGTGACAGAAATAATACATAAAAAAACACCGCAAGAAGCGTTTATGGTTGGAATTGCTACAGTCGTCGGCTTTTTAAGTAGTACAGTGGCAAAAGCCATTTTACAAATTATTATGATTATCATTTTTGTATGTTACATTCTTTTTTAA
- a CDS encoding hemolysin family protein, giving the protein MDILNIFLIFVLILVSGFFVASEFAVVKVRKSRIDQLANEGNKQALAARSVISNLDVYLSACQLGITITSLGLGWLGEPTVEHLLRPLFEKINITGAMANTLSFIIAFSVITFFHVVLGELVPKSFAIQKAESIALKFAKPLIWFDKIMYPFIWLLNSTAVFFTKLFGLEPAKENDLAHSEEELRLILGESFKSGEINQTEYKYVNNIFEFDDRVAKEIMVPRTEMVCLSTENTLEENMNIVASEKYTRYPIIEKDKDDIIGMLNTKEIFHDQTKGIHKPLEAYIHPVLTVFETVPIRKTLIHLQKNRVQMAIVMDEYGGTAGLLTMEDIIEEIIGEIQDEFDADESPMIEKRTPKLTVLDGKVLISEVNDIFGLHIDESDLDTIGGWLLSQAIDLNIEVGYSIEYAGFQFKALELDGHQIKKVAVHKLDSKKEI; this is encoded by the coding sequence TTGGACATATTAAATATTTTTCTCATTTTTGTACTTATCCTCGTTTCTGGCTTTTTCGTCGCATCTGAATTTGCAGTTGTAAAAGTACGAAAAAGTCGAATTGATCAGCTTGCAAATGAAGGAAATAAGCAAGCGCTAGCTGCCAGAAGTGTTATTTCTAACTTAGATGTATACTTATCAGCCTGTCAGCTTGGTATTACCATCACGTCTTTAGGGCTTGGTTGGCTTGGTGAACCGACTGTTGAACACTTACTACGACCACTATTTGAAAAAATAAATATTACTGGAGCAATGGCTAACACGCTATCGTTCATCATTGCATTTAGTGTGATTACTTTTTTCCATGTTGTATTAGGTGAACTTGTTCCAAAATCTTTTGCGATTCAAAAAGCTGAATCGATTGCATTAAAATTTGCTAAGCCACTTATTTGGTTCGATAAAATCATGTATCCTTTCATTTGGTTATTGAATAGTACAGCCGTATTCTTTACAAAACTATTCGGCTTAGAACCAGCAAAAGAAAACGATCTTGCTCACTCAGAAGAAGAATTACGACTTATTTTAGGTGAAAGCTTTAAAAGCGGTGAAATTAATCAAACTGAATATAAATATGTAAATAATATTTTCGAATTTGATGATCGTGTTGCCAAAGAAATTATGGTCCCTCGTACAGAAATGGTTTGTTTATCTACCGAAAATACATTAGAAGAAAATATGAATATTGTGGCATCTGAAAAATATACACGTTACCCGATTATTGAAAAAGATAAAGATGATATTATTGGGATGCTAAATACAAAAGAAATATTTCACGATCAAACAAAGGGTATTCACAAACCTTTAGAAGCATATATACATCCTGTCTTAACTGTATTTGAAACAGTACCTATCCGTAAAACATTAATTCATCTCCAAAAGAATCGTGTGCAAATGGCGATTGTAATGGATGAATATGGCGGAACAGCTGGACTATTAACAATGGAAGATATTATTGAAGAAATTATTGGTGAAATTCAAGATGAGTTCGATGCAGATGAATCACCAATGATTGAAAAACGCACACCAAAACTCACTGTTTTAGATGGCAAAGTACTCATTTCAGAAGTAAATGATATCTTTGGTTTACATATTGATGAAAGTGATTTAGATACAATTGGTGGCTGGCTTCTATCCCAGGCTATTGATTTAAATATCGAAGTTGGCTATTCAATTGAATATGCTGGTTTTCAATTTAAAGCATTAGAGCTTGATGGGCATCAAATTAAGAAAGTTGCTGTACATAAACTAGATAGTAAAAAGGAGATATAA
- the cbpA gene encoding cyclic di-AMP binding protein CbpA: MRIKGNYVPKREVLFCSTAFTIGEALDHLNKTGYRCVPVLDEKKEKFLGNVYKVDILEYKGSLEENLSELLNDKGGYVREDSSFFKVFFTIKKLPYLSVVDDKGTFLGILTHKKVFELLEDAWGVHSSKYSVMVGTQDYNGAIQKLSTVLKKYSGIQSLMTFDNNALLVRRIMFTLGEEFKAEKLDNLLQDLEDHGFRVVYVEEMNNPREVEETIE, from the coding sequence ATGAGGATCAAAGGAAACTATGTGCCAAAAAGAGAAGTTTTATTTTGTTCAACTGCATTTACAATAGGTGAAGCCTTAGATCATTTAAACAAAACCGGTTATCGCTGTGTCCCAGTTTTAGATGAAAAAAAAGAGAAATTTCTAGGAAATGTATATAAAGTAGATATTTTAGAATATAAAGGTTCATTAGAAGAGAATCTATCAGAATTATTAAACGATAAAGGGGGCTATGTGAGAGAAGACTCTTCTTTCTTTAAAGTGTTTTTTACAATTAAGAAGCTACCATATTTGTCCGTTGTCGATGATAAAGGAACATTTCTTGGAATCCTAACTCATAAAAAGGTATTTGAGCTATTAGAGGATGCATGGGGTGTTCATTCTAGTAAGTATTCTGTTATGGTGGGAACCCAGGATTATAATGGGGCCATTCAAAAGTTATCCACTGTTTTAAAAAAATATAGCGGTATTCAAAGTCTAATGACATTTGATAATAATGCGTTATTAGTGCGTAGAATTATGTTTACATTAGGTGAAGAATTTAAAGCAGAAAAGTTAGATAATTTATTACAAGATTTAGAAGACCACGGATTTCGCGTTGTATATGTAGAAGAAATGAATAATCCACGTGAAGTGGAGGAGACAATAGAATAG